The following are encoded in a window of Amycolatopsis solani genomic DNA:
- a CDS encoding proline--tRNA ligase → MITRTSSLFLRTLREDPADAEVPSHRLLVRAGYVRRVAPGGYSWLPLGLRVLRRVENVVRDEMNAIGAQEIQFPALLPKEPYEATGRWTEYGDSLFRLKDRKGADYLLGPTHEELFTLTVKGEYSSYRDYPVTLYQIQTKYRDEARPRAGILRGREFVMKDSYSFDLDDEGLERSYQAHRDAYTKLFDRLGLEYVVVKATSGAMGGSASEEFLAVAETGEDTYVRSTDSGYAANVEAVVTPAPPAQPIEGRPDAQVHHTPNTPTIESLVTFLNNADLGRTFTAADTLKNVMLKTRQPGAKEWELVCVAVPGDREVDMKRLEASLEPAEVALLEEADFAKNPFLVKGYIGPKALQDNGVRYLADPRIVPGTAWVTGADKVDHHVVDLLAGRDFTPDGTIEAAEVREGDASPDGQGTLVAARGIEIGHIFQLGRKYADAFELDALGPDSKPIRITMGSYGVGVSRLVGVLAEQNHDDLGLIWPREVSPFDVHIVIAGKDDAVRAGAEKIAAELDNAGLEIILDDRKATPGVKFADAELVGVPTILVVGRGLANGVVEVKDRRSGEREEIAVDAVTEHLVKLVRS, encoded by the coding sequence GTGATCACCAGGACTTCGTCGTTGTTCCTTCGCACGTTGCGCGAGGATCCGGCGGACGCCGAGGTACCGAGCCACCGGCTCCTGGTACGCGCCGGCTACGTCCGCCGGGTCGCCCCGGGCGGGTACTCCTGGCTGCCGCTGGGCTTGCGCGTGCTGCGCCGCGTCGAGAACGTCGTGCGCGACGAGATGAACGCCATCGGCGCGCAGGAGATCCAGTTCCCCGCACTGCTGCCGAAGGAGCCCTACGAGGCCACCGGCCGCTGGACCGAATACGGCGACAGCCTCTTCCGCCTCAAGGACCGCAAGGGCGCCGACTACCTGCTCGGCCCGACGCACGAAGAGCTCTTCACGTTGACGGTGAAGGGCGAGTACAGCTCGTACCGCGACTACCCGGTCACGCTGTACCAGATCCAGACGAAGTACCGCGACGAAGCGCGTCCCCGCGCCGGCATCCTGCGCGGCCGCGAATTCGTCATGAAGGACTCCTACTCCTTCGACCTCGACGACGAGGGCCTGGAGCGCTCCTACCAGGCGCACCGCGACGCCTACACGAAGCTGTTCGACCGGCTCGGCCTCGAGTACGTCGTCGTGAAGGCGACGTCGGGCGCGATGGGCGGTTCGGCGTCCGAGGAGTTCCTCGCGGTCGCCGAGACGGGGGAGGACACCTACGTCCGCAGCACGGACTCGGGTTACGCGGCGAACGTCGAAGCCGTCGTCACGCCCGCGCCGCCCGCGCAGCCGATCGAGGGCCGTCCCGACGCGCAGGTGCACCACACGCCGAACACGCCGACCATCGAGTCGCTGGTCACCTTCCTCAACAACGCGGACCTGGGCCGGACGTTCACCGCGGCGGACACGCTGAAGAACGTGATGCTCAAGACGCGTCAGCCGGGCGCGAAGGAGTGGGAGCTGGTCTGCGTCGCGGTCCCCGGTGACCGCGAAGTGGACATGAAGCGCCTCGAAGCGTCGCTGGAGCCCGCCGAGGTCGCGCTGCTCGAAGAAGCCGACTTCGCGAAGAACCCGTTCCTGGTCAAGGGCTACATCGGCCCGAAGGCGCTGCAGGACAACGGCGTGCGCTACCTCGCCGACCCGCGGATCGTCCCCGGGACCGCCTGGGTGACCGGGGCCGACAAGGTCGACCACCACGTCGTCGACCTGCTGGCCGGGCGCGACTTCACCCCCGACGGCACGATCGAAGCCGCTGAGGTTCGCGAGGGCGACGCGTCGCCGGACGGCCAGGGCACCCTGGTCGCCGCGCGCGGCATCGAGATCGGGCACATCTTCCAGCTCGGCCGCAAGTACGCGGACGCCTTCGAGCTGGACGCGCTCGGCCCGGACTCCAAGCCGATCCGGATCACGATGGGTTCGTACGGCGTCGGCGTCTCGCGGCTGGTCGGCGTGCTCGCCGAGCAGAACCACGACGACCTCGGCCTGATCTGGCCGCGCGAGGTCTCGCCGTTCGACGTGCACATCGTCATCGCGGGCAAGGACGACGCGGTGCGCGCCGGCGCCGAGAAGATCGCCGCCGAGCTGGACAACGCCGGTCTGGAGATCATCCTCGACGACCGCAAGGCGACGCCCGGAGTCAAGTTCGCCGACGCCGAGCTGGTCGGCGTGCCGACCATCCTGGTGGTCGGGCGCGGCCTGGCCAACGGCGTCGTCGAGGTCAAGGACCGGCGCTCCGGTGAGCGTGAAGAGATCGCGGTCGACGCCGTCACCGAGCACCTGGTCAAGCTCGTCCGGTCCTGA
- a CDS encoding ABC transporter permease, translating to MTGPARRPTGALALIAALAGALVAVVLGFLTFGAQATVAPDGVPVAVAAPPEIAQRIAAHGGGQLAWTVASPAEARQLLADKKVYGVLELGPGPVATVVTSGAVNPAGTQVAQQALTGAATALAGAPKQEVLHPVSLAGRTAPLAASALAWIGALVAGLGLTQLAKRTGRVPGTGSRFTQVVGVGVLLAAVVAGFFALWDSALPLDAGVLGFVFLSATAFAAVQAGMLRLLGLRAMAVLGPLYLVAPAVAGQVPELLNPAYRALLWSWTPFRFSTEGLRSLLQGVPDAPDVTTGLWVLGALLAAGLLVTLWPGRSAREQAEPHLADRVVEVGVH from the coding sequence ATGACCGGTCCTGCCCGGCGCCCCACCGGGGCGCTCGCCCTGATCGCCGCCCTGGCCGGCGCGCTGGTGGCGGTGGTGCTCGGTTTCCTCACCTTCGGCGCGCAGGCCACGGTCGCGCCGGACGGCGTCCCGGTCGCCGTCGCCGCGCCGCCCGAAATCGCCCAGCGCATCGCCGCGCACGGCGGGGGCCAGCTCGCCTGGACCGTCGCGAGCCCGGCCGAAGCGCGGCAGCTGCTGGCGGACAAGAAGGTCTACGGCGTGCTCGAACTCGGGCCGGGACCGGTCGCGACGGTGGTGACGTCGGGCGCGGTCAACCCGGCCGGCACGCAGGTCGCGCAGCAGGCGCTGACCGGCGCCGCGACCGCGCTGGCCGGCGCGCCGAAGCAGGAGGTGCTGCACCCGGTGAGCCTGGCCGGCCGCACCGCGCCGCTGGCCGCGTCCGCGCTGGCCTGGATCGGCGCGCTGGTCGCCGGCCTCGGCCTGACGCAGCTGGCCAAGCGGACCGGCCGCGTGCCGGGCACCGGATCGCGGTTCACGCAGGTCGTCGGCGTCGGCGTGCTGCTCGCGGCGGTCGTGGCCGGGTTCTTCGCGCTGTGGGACTCCGCGCTGCCGCTGGACGCCGGGGTGCTCGGCTTCGTCTTCCTCTCGGCGACGGCGTTCGCAGCGGTGCAGGCCGGGATGCTGCGCCTGCTCGGCCTGCGCGCGATGGCCGTGCTGGGGCCGCTGTACCTGGTCGCGCCCGCGGTCGCCGGGCAGGTGCCGGAGCTGCTGAACCCGGCCTACCGCGCGCTGCTCTGGTCGTGGACGCCGTTCCGCTTCTCGACCGAGGGCCTGCGCAGCCTGCTGCAGGGCGTGCCGGACGCACCCGACGTCACGACCGGCCTCTGGGTGCTGGGCGCGCTGCTCGCCGCGGGCCTGCTGGTGACGCTGTGGCCGGGCCGCTCAGCCCGCGAGCAGGCTGAACCGCACCTTGCGGACCGGGTTGTCGAGGTTGGTGTCCACTAG
- a CDS encoding suppressor of fused domain protein: MPSRAERYVAHLDTLTGTSEPRLQPIPSTHDGLDDVIAFVYVDEPEPRYLTGATYGLSLAEHPEWHGMRPELWISVRSDDPTWALAIGYLAEQLRGTCPFVYGDTIDFGQPIAEESAMTAFAVSAPAGLDAHQYTLIDVGGAPISIAGCYPVHDTERKFIREHGIDAFWQLDWDLYDVRRAPVV; the protein is encoded by the coding sequence ATGCCGAGCCGTGCCGAGCGGTATGTCGCCCATCTCGACACCCTGACCGGGACCAGCGAACCCCGCCTGCAGCCGATCCCGTCGACCCACGACGGGCTCGACGACGTCATCGCGTTCGTCTACGTGGACGAGCCGGAACCGCGCTACCTCACCGGCGCGACCTACGGGCTTTCGCTGGCCGAGCACCCGGAGTGGCACGGCATGAGACCGGAGCTGTGGATCAGCGTCCGCTCCGACGACCCGACGTGGGCCCTGGCCATCGGCTACCTGGCCGAGCAGCTGCGCGGCACCTGCCCGTTCGTCTACGGCGACACGATCGACTTCGGGCAGCCGATCGCCGAGGAGTCCGCCATGACGGCGTTCGCGGTCTCGGCACCCGCGGGGCTCGACGCGCACCAGTACACGCTGATCGACGTCGGCGGCGCGCCGATCAGCATCGCCGGCTGCTACCCGGTGCACGACACCGAGCGCAAGTTCATCCGCGAGCACGGCATCGACGCGTTCTGGCAGCTGGACTGGGACCTCTACGACGTGCGCCGCGCACCGGTGGTCTAG
- a CDS encoding GNAT family N-acetyltransferase — protein MDLTWRPLTFADVPALTRLYAAAEETDRTGEHFSEEDLREELAGPSIDLARATIGAWAGDRLVGYGLIRRRDAAEPVHMIRLQSIVHPDHRDDVLGAHLAGWFSRTSREVHERAFPGAPLELHYGLHENERWIAGVLAGAGYRHLRTMVTMRVGLAELPPQPALPDGFEAVPFGFEQDRAVLDARNDTFADHWGSTLYEPEAWRHLVTGSKDFRPDLSFLVLDGEKVLAFVLSHFYASEAAATGIRELHATWVGTREVLRGRGVASGLLGHTLRAAKAAGFDRSALNVDVDNAHRALGVYERCGYRVDDEWHVYVLSAPRG, from the coding sequence ATGGACCTGACCTGGCGCCCGTTGACGTTCGCCGACGTACCGGCCCTGACCCGCCTGTACGCGGCGGCCGAGGAAACCGACCGGACGGGTGAGCACTTCAGCGAGGAAGACCTCCGCGAAGAGCTGGCAGGTCCCAGCATCGACCTGGCCCGCGCCACGATCGGCGCCTGGGCGGGCGACCGGCTGGTCGGGTACGGCCTGATCCGCCGCCGGGACGCCGCCGAGCCCGTGCACATGATCCGGCTGCAGTCGATCGTGCACCCGGACCACCGCGACGACGTCCTCGGCGCTCACCTGGCCGGGTGGTTCTCGCGGACGAGCCGCGAGGTCCACGAGCGTGCCTTCCCGGGCGCGCCGCTGGAACTGCACTACGGCCTCCACGAGAACGAGCGCTGGATCGCCGGAGTGCTGGCCGGGGCGGGCTACCGGCATCTCCGGACGATGGTGACCATGCGCGTCGGCCTGGCGGAGCTGCCGCCGCAGCCGGCGCTGCCGGACGGCTTCGAGGCGGTGCCGTTCGGGTTCGAGCAGGACCGCGCCGTCCTCGATGCCCGCAACGATACCTTCGCCGACCACTGGGGCAGCACGCTCTACGAGCCGGAGGCGTGGCGGCACCTGGTCACCGGCTCGAAGGACTTCCGGCCGGACCTGTCGTTCCTCGTCCTCGACGGGGAAAAGGTCCTAGCGTTCGTGCTGAGCCACTTCTACGCGTCCGAAGCCGCGGCGACGGGCATTCGCGAGCTGCACGCCACCTGGGTCGGGACGCGCGAGGTGCTGCGCGGGCGCGGGGTCGCCTCGGGCCTGCTGGGCCACACGCTCCGGGCCGCGAAGGCCGCGGGGTTCGACCGGTCGGCCCTGAACGTCGACGTCGACAACGCGCACCGGGCGCTCGGTGTCTACGAGCGGTGCGGGTACCGCGTCGACGACGAATGGCACGTGTACGTGCTCAGTGCTCCACGAGGTTGA
- a CDS encoding bifunctional lysylphosphatidylglycerol flippase/synthetase MprF encodes MTQTGAAGKLAGGGRVRGTVAVLRQRLPFTSTVTAAMLVLAVASGALWNAAEDRAAYPFIAYGLPSLEAGRWWTMITGPFFAVIPWYYLPMVGSFALFAGFAEWQLGTRRAMAVTIGGQVAAVLVATQFLALCRNSGWLWAERVAGSLDVGFSGGALAAVAVASATLRPPWALRLRAGLCVYAGVAIVYVGTLADLVHFFALLLAIPLGKRLVGGRRADEASGPNLREWRLLTVAGLLLLTVAEIVMFLVPGDGPFGSAEGVSLSAPELAILVVLVVPMLNGLRRGGRVAWRWAVALSAFVTLQGFAVATLVGLADVFGGDYDVEGLPLFFVDNLLWTVELGVLIAARHAFRVPSRRRLRRHAQGPGPALARSLLGRHGGSTLSWMTTWPRNTYFVREDGRSYLAYRRHAGVAVALGDPIAPDGTAAATVTEFTTMCENSGLVPCVFSATEATVAATRELGWQHVQVAEDNVLDLDGLEFRGKAWQDVRSALNKAAKQQIDFRLVRLADQPEPILAQVRALSEEWIADKGMPEMGFTLGGLDEAMDPATRVGLAVDAEGTVHGVTSWLPVHTGAGKIGGWTLDVMRRSAHGFRPVMEFLIASACVAFREEGARFVSLSGAPLARSGSGPARPVDRVLESLGRVMEPYYGFRSLHAFKAKFQPRHVPLYLAFRDEADLPRIGLALSRAYLPDVRLRQLAKLVSSSRAR; translated from the coding sequence ATGACTCAAACAGGGGCGGCGGGCAAGCTCGCCGGAGGGGGACGCGTCCGGGGAACGGTCGCGGTGCTCAGACAGCGTCTCCCGTTCACCAGCACCGTGACGGCGGCCATGCTGGTGCTCGCCGTCGCGTCCGGCGCGCTCTGGAACGCGGCCGAAGACCGCGCGGCCTACCCGTTCATCGCCTACGGATTGCCGTCGCTGGAGGCGGGCCGGTGGTGGACCATGATCACCGGGCCGTTTTTCGCCGTCATCCCTTGGTACTACCTCCCGATGGTCGGCAGCTTCGCGCTCTTCGCCGGCTTCGCCGAGTGGCAGCTGGGCACGCGGCGCGCGATGGCCGTGACCATCGGCGGCCAGGTCGCCGCCGTCCTCGTCGCGACCCAGTTCCTCGCGCTGTGCCGCAATTCCGGCTGGCTGTGGGCCGAGCGGGTCGCGGGCAGCCTCGACGTCGGGTTCTCCGGCGGCGCGCTCGCCGCGGTCGCGGTCGCCAGCGCGACGCTGCGTCCGCCGTGGGCGCTGCGGTTGCGGGCCGGGCTGTGCGTGTACGCCGGCGTCGCGATCGTCTACGTCGGCACGCTGGCCGACCTCGTGCACTTCTTCGCGCTGCTGCTGGCGATCCCGCTCGGCAAGCGGCTCGTCGGCGGCCGGCGTGCGGACGAAGCTTCCGGTCCGAACCTGCGTGAGTGGCGGCTGCTGACCGTGGCCGGCCTGCTGCTGCTCACCGTGGCCGAGATCGTGATGTTCCTGGTGCCCGGCGACGGCCCGTTCGGCTCGGCGGAAGGGGTTTCGCTGTCGGCGCCGGAGCTGGCGATCCTCGTGGTGCTCGTGGTGCCGATGCTCAACGGGCTGCGCCGGGGCGGGCGCGTCGCGTGGCGCTGGGCCGTCGCGCTGTCGGCTTTCGTCACGCTGCAAGGGTTCGCCGTCGCCACGCTCGTCGGGCTGGCCGACGTCTTCGGCGGGGACTACGACGTCGAAGGCCTGCCGCTGTTCTTCGTCGACAATCTCTTGTGGACGGTCGAGCTGGGTGTCCTGATCGCCGCGCGCCACGCGTTCCGCGTGCCTTCGCGACGCCGGCTGCGGCGGCACGCGCAGGGCCCGGGGCCCGCGCTGGCCCGTTCGCTCCTGGGCCGCCACGGCGGCAGCACGCTGTCGTGGATGACGACCTGGCCGCGCAACACCTACTTCGTCCGCGAGGACGGCCGGTCCTACCTCGCCTACCGGCGGCACGCGGGAGTCGCGGTCGCGCTCGGCGACCCGATCGCGCCCGACGGCACCGCGGCGGCGACCGTCACCGAATTCACGACGATGTGCGAGAACTCCGGCCTGGTGCCGTGCGTGTTTTCGGCGACGGAGGCCACCGTCGCGGCGACGCGCGAGCTGGGCTGGCAGCACGTCCAGGTCGCCGAGGACAACGTGCTGGACCTCGACGGCCTCGAGTTCCGCGGCAAGGCGTGGCAGGACGTCCGGTCCGCGCTCAACAAGGCCGCCAAGCAGCAGATCGACTTCCGGCTGGTTCGCTTGGCCGACCAGCCGGAACCCATCCTTGCCCAAGTCCGGGCGCTCTCGGAGGAGTGGATCGCCGACAAGGGCATGCCGGAGATGGGGTTCACCCTCGGCGGGCTCGACGAGGCGATGGACCCCGCCACCCGGGTCGGCCTCGCGGTCGACGCGGAGGGCACCGTCCACGGCGTGACGTCGTGGCTCCCGGTCCACACGGGCGCGGGCAAGATCGGCGGCTGGACGCTCGACGTCATGCGCCGCAGCGCGCACGGCTTCCGCCCGGTGATGGAGTTCCTCATCGCGTCGGCCTGCGTGGCGTTCCGGGAAGAAGGCGCGCGGTTCGTCTCGCTTTCGGGCGCGCCGCTGGCCCGCAGCGGCTCCGGCCCGGCGCGGCCGGTGGACCGGGTGCTGGAGTCGCTGGGCCGCGTGATGGAGCCGTACTACGGGTTCCGGTCGCTGCACGCGTTCAAGGCGAAGTTCCAGCCGCGGCACGTCCCGCTGTACCTGGCGTTCCGCGACGAAGCCGACCTGCCCCGGATCGGGCTGGCGCTGAGCCGGGCGTACCTGCCGGACGTGCGGCTGCGGCAGCTGGCGAAGCTGGTCAGTAGCTCTCGGGCACGCTGA
- a CDS encoding HAD family hydrolase, which yields MTKKRLVLWDIDHTLVDFTELGSAWYATAFTAATGATLRVNPVFGGRTELATTTDLLTANGFEAAQETIQALFKALVAESERAAHRFPAEARVLPGAAEALSEFAGHDGVVQTLVTGNLPEISRHKLAAFGLQEHLDLEIGGYGTLSVHRPDLVPHAVGLAAAKHGTEFEADEVVVIGDTPNDVKAALDNGAVSIAVATGHFSAEELAAAGAHTVLPDLADTDAVRAAVLG from the coding sequence GTGACGAAGAAGCGGCTGGTGCTCTGGGACATCGACCACACCCTCGTGGACTTCACCGAACTGGGTTCGGCCTGGTACGCGACGGCGTTCACCGCCGCGACCGGGGCCACCCTGCGCGTCAACCCGGTGTTCGGGGGCCGCACGGAGCTCGCCACGACGACCGACCTGCTCACCGCGAACGGCTTCGAAGCCGCGCAGGAGACGATCCAAGCGCTGTTCAAGGCCCTGGTGGCGGAGTCCGAACGCGCGGCGCACCGCTTCCCGGCCGAGGCCCGCGTGCTGCCCGGCGCGGCCGAGGCGCTGAGCGAGTTCGCCGGGCACGACGGCGTCGTCCAGACGCTGGTCACCGGCAACCTGCCGGAGATCTCCCGGCACAAGCTCGCCGCGTTCGGCCTGCAGGAGCACCTCGACCTGGAGATCGGCGGCTACGGCACGCTCTCGGTGCACCGCCCGGACCTGGTGCCGCACGCGGTGGGGCTGGCAGCGGCCAAGCACGGCACCGAGTTCGAAGCCGACGAGGTCGTCGTCATCGGCGACACCCCCAACGACGTCAAAGCCGCGCTGGACAACGGCGCGGTCTCCATCGCCGTCGCGACCGGTCACTTCTCGGCCGAGGAACTGGCGGCGGCGGGCGCGCACACCGTCCTGCCGGACCTGGCCGACACCGACGCCGTCCGCGCCGCCGTCCTCGGCTGA
- a CDS encoding 2-hydroxyacid dehydrogenase, whose translation MSARVLLPWTDIEVPEGVEVAYYDGREAVPGGLDDVEFYVLPYDRGPEPPKLIKELPALRVVQALSAGVEALLPLLPDGVRLANGRGLHDLSVAEHTLALIHAAQRDLPRWFAQQTRGEWVREHTRSLADSRVLLVGHGSIGQAIERQLVAAEAVVTRVASRPRPEQDVHGVAELPELLPGADIVVLILPDTPATRGLIGRAELAALPDDALVVNVGRGTAIDTEALVAETRAGRLRAGLDVTDPEPLPAGHPLWTAPGVVITPHIAGGSASFYPRAKKLAAEQLRRYVRGEELLNLVEH comes from the coding sequence ATGAGCGCTCGCGTACTGCTGCCCTGGACCGACATCGAGGTGCCGGAGGGGGTCGAGGTCGCGTATTACGACGGCCGCGAAGCCGTTCCGGGCGGCCTCGACGACGTCGAGTTCTACGTGCTCCCCTACGACCGCGGCCCGGAGCCGCCGAAGCTGATCAAGGAACTGCCCGCGTTGCGGGTGGTGCAGGCGCTCTCGGCCGGGGTCGAGGCACTGCTCCCGCTGCTGCCGGACGGCGTCCGCCTGGCGAACGGGCGGGGGCTGCACGACCTGAGCGTCGCCGAGCACACCCTCGCCCTGATCCACGCGGCGCAGCGGGACCTGCCCCGATGGTTCGCCCAGCAGACGCGGGGCGAGTGGGTGCGCGAGCACACACGCTCACTGGCCGACAGCCGCGTGCTCCTGGTCGGCCACGGCTCGATCGGGCAGGCGATCGAGCGCCAGCTCGTCGCGGCGGAGGCGGTCGTGACGAGGGTGGCGAGCCGCCCGCGTCCGGAGCAGGACGTCCACGGCGTCGCCGAGCTGCCGGAGCTGCTGCCCGGCGCCGACATCGTGGTGCTGATCCTGCCGGACACCCCGGCAACCCGGGGGCTCATCGGCCGCGCGGAGCTGGCGGCACTCCCGGACGATGCCCTGGTGGTGAACGTCGGCCGCGGCACGGCGATCGACACCGAGGCACTGGTGGCGGAGACCCGCGCCGGACGGCTGCGCGCGGGCCTCGACGTCACGGATCCGGAACCCCTGCCCGCCGGCCATCCACTGTGGACGGCGCCGGGCGTGGTCATCACCCCGCACATCGCGGGCGGGTCGGCGTCGTTCTACCCGCGCGCGAAGAAGCTGGCGGCCGAGCAGCTGAGGCGGTACGTGCGGGGCGAGGAGCTGCTCAACCTCGTGGAGCACTGA
- the yaaA gene encoding peroxide stress protein YaaA encodes MLVLLPPSETKADGGRGGPLELSALSFPELNPARAKLADALVELAADVPASIAALGLTERQAGEVARNAELWTSPTMPALRRYTGVLYDALDVKSFTKAGLEKAHRRLAVTSSLFGVVSATDPIPAYRLSGGNSLPALGTVRGLWKPVLEPVLQAVEGLVVDLRSGTYSAFAKLRPDAVTVRVVTENARGERVTVSHFNKAYKGRLAHVLAATRAEPSTVDQLVKVITKAGLVVERTGDHALELVTEG; translated from the coding sequence GTGCTGGTGCTCCTCCCCCCTTCAGAGACCAAAGCCGACGGCGGCCGCGGCGGCCCGCTCGAGCTGAGCGCGCTGTCGTTCCCCGAGCTGAACCCGGCGCGCGCGAAGCTCGCGGACGCGCTGGTCGAGCTGGCCGCCGACGTCCCGGCCAGCATCGCGGCCCTGGGCCTCACCGAGCGCCAGGCCGGGGAGGTCGCGCGCAACGCCGAGCTCTGGACGTCCCCGACGATGCCGGCCCTGCGCCGCTACACGGGTGTCCTCTACGACGCCCTCGACGTGAAGAGCTTCACGAAAGCCGGCCTCGAGAAAGCCCACCGCCGCCTGGCGGTGACGTCCTCGCTGTTCGGCGTCGTCTCGGCCACCGACCCGATCCCCGCGTACCGCCTGTCGGGCGGCAACTCCCTGCCCGCCCTCGGCACCGTCCGCGGCCTGTGGAAGCCCGTCCTCGAGCCGGTGCTGCAGGCGGTCGAGGGCTTGGTCGTGGATCTCCGTTCAGGCACGTACTCGGCCTTCGCGAAGCTCCGCCCGGACGCGGTGACGGTCCGCGTGGTCACCGAAAACGCCCGCGGCGAACGCGTGACGGTCAGCCACTTCAACAAGGCGTACAAAGGCCGCCTCGCCCACGTGCTGGCCGCGACCCGCGCCGAACCGTCCACTGTGGACCAGCTGGTGAAGGTGATCACGAAGGCGGGCCTGGTGGTCGAGCGCACGGGCGACCACGCGCTGGAGCTGGTCACCGAAGGCTGA
- a CDS encoding NAD(P)/FAD-dependent oxidoreductase, translating to MRVLVIGSGIGGAATAWHLARRGVEVVVADAAWPGTATEAGAGIVSPWTSQREDAVYPLASAAGRYYREFSAELEGSSFEVVGGMIVSADEAELAAAQERLSKRSADAPEIGEVRRLDPAQARELFPALAPGLGAVHLTGAGRVDGHELRRALLHDAERRGAKFVEGEVAFRADGTVAGEAGPLEADSVVVAAGAWSRELLAPLGIDLPVTPHRGQISHFDLPGTDTAAWPVVLPRTSHYLLAFGGGRVVAGATREAESGFDYRVTAAGQREVLDNALAVAPGLADATLAETRVGFRPGTPDGLPILGLLRPGLAVSTGFGAGGLTNAPFAGKLVAALAVGEDPGFDLSPFAPDRF from the coding sequence ATGCGAGTGCTCGTGATCGGCAGCGGAATCGGCGGTGCGGCGACGGCTTGGCACCTGGCGCGCCGCGGCGTGGAAGTGGTCGTGGCGGACGCGGCGTGGCCGGGGACGGCGACCGAGGCCGGCGCCGGGATCGTCAGCCCGTGGACGTCGCAGCGGGAAGACGCGGTGTACCCGCTCGCCTCGGCCGCCGGCCGGTACTACCGCGAATTCTCGGCGGAGCTCGAGGGCTCGTCGTTCGAGGTCGTCGGCGGGATGATCGTGTCGGCCGACGAGGCCGAGCTGGCGGCGGCGCAGGAACGGCTGAGCAAGCGGTCGGCGGACGCGCCGGAGATCGGCGAGGTCCGCCGGCTCGACCCGGCGCAGGCCCGCGAGCTCTTCCCGGCACTGGCGCCGGGACTCGGTGCGGTGCACCTGACCGGCGCCGGCCGTGTCGACGGGCACGAGCTGCGCCGCGCGCTCCTGCACGACGCCGAGCGCCGGGGCGCGAAGTTCGTCGAGGGCGAGGTCGCGTTCCGCGCCGACGGCACGGTCGCGGGTGAAGCGGGACCGCTGGAAGCGGACAGCGTCGTGGTCGCGGCCGGCGCGTGGAGCCGGGAACTGCTGGCACCGCTGGGCATCGACCTGCCGGTGACGCCGCACCGCGGTCAGATCAGCCACTTCGACCTGCCGGGCACGGACACGGCGGCGTGGCCGGTGGTGCTGCCGCGCACCAGCCACTACCTCCTCGCGTTCGGCGGTGGCCGGGTCGTCGCAGGCGCGACGCGCGAGGCGGAGTCGGGCTTCGACTACCGCGTCACGGCCGCCGGGCAGCGCGAGGTGCTGGACAACGCGCTGGCGGTCGCGCCCGGCCTCGCGGACGCGACACTGGCCGAGACCCGGGTCGGCTTCCGGCCGGGCACGCCGGACGGCCTGCCGATCCTCGGCCTGCTGCGTCCCGGACTGGCCGTGTCGACGGGCTTCGGCGCGGGCGGCCTGACGAACGCGCCGTTCGCGGGCAAGCTCGTCGCGGCGCTGGCGGTGGGGGAGGACCCGGGCTTCGACCTGAGTCCGTTCGCCCCGGACCGCTTCTGA
- a CDS encoding VOC family protein, producing MAIHMGMITIDCADPRGLAEFWTAALETTVTQDYEGEFLILAPAGGGLPLALQRVPEPRAGKNRVHVDFRGDDREAEVKRLVGLGAKELAVHRVPGLTWTVLADPEGNEFCVSGGEH from the coding sequence ATGGCGATCCACATGGGCATGATCACGATCGACTGCGCGGACCCCCGAGGTCTGGCGGAGTTCTGGACGGCGGCGCTCGAGACGACGGTCACGCAGGACTACGAAGGCGAGTTCCTCATCCTCGCGCCCGCCGGCGGCGGCCTCCCGCTGGCGCTGCAGCGGGTACCGGAGCCGAGAGCGGGCAAGAACCGGGTCCACGTCGACTTCCGCGGCGACGACCGCGAGGCCGAGGTGAAACGCCTGGTCGGGCTGGGTGCGAAGGAGCTCGCGGTGCACCGGGTACCGGGCCTGACCTGGACGGTGCTGGCCGATCCGGAGGGCAACGAGTTCTGCGTTTCAGGAGGCGAGCACTGA